GATCATTTGCTCCAACTTCTCATGCATTAGTTCATTCTTTCATCCATGCATGCATTCATAGTATCttttaagcacctactgtgtgttagGTTCTGGGGATAAAATAAGGAGTAATATATAGTCCCTGCcttcacaacaacaacaacaacaacaacaaaagtacctgaggcccagagagggacacTGACTTTCCCAAAATCACACAACTAAAAATTCTGTGGCCGCACTGGTTCTCAAACACAACGGTTCCCCAGGGatgccctctttccttctccccaaaaCTGAGAGTTGCGGGTTACAGGAAAGCAGGTATCTCCAGGACTTGGCAGGCTAAACCGTTCCCACTGTTCGGGCGGCCCAGCTACAAAAGGGCGGGGACCAGCCCTGGGGTGTCCTCAGAGAAGCCAGGAGGTAAGAGAGGAAATGTGGGTTCCCAGGCTGCACAAAGCAGGACGCGAATGCCCGCGACCTTTTGGCGAGGAAAAATTGCACCTCTACAGCCGCCGTAGCCAAGCCGGAAATGTAGTCCCGCCACGTTTCCTGTCTAGCGGGCCTGAAGGAAGAGCTGCGAGATGGCTGACGCCACGAATCTTAATCGCCCACTGTGCTGTGAACAGTTCGGTTCCGGGGCGGCGCGGGGCTGTTTCGCCGCCGCCGACGGGAGTCTGCAGTGGGAAGCCTGGGGGTGGCGCTGGTGGGATTTCTCCGGGGCCTTTACAGTGAAACCCCAAAGACTAGCTGGCGGCGCAGGGGGTGCTCTCGGCACTGCTTCACCACCTCTCTCCAGCCTCATAGCCGTGTTCCTGCCGCAGGGCTTCCCCGATAGCGTCAGCCCGGACTATCTGCCCTACCAGTTATGGGATTCCGTGCAGGTCAGCCCGGCCGACTGGGGTCGGGGGGAGCCTATATCCACGGGTGAGGGAGGCAATGCGGGCCACCTCTGTCTCCCCATTTAGAGATTGGAGACTGAGGCCGAGAGCGGGACTGTGACAAGTTCCAGTTCACACATCTGGAAGAGCTGATGATAAATAGAATTTAGGCCATCGTGCTCCTGCGCACACTCCTCATCgcacctttttttcttctccaggccTTTGCTTCCAGCCTCTCAGGCTCCCTCGCCACCCACGCAGTCTTGCTGGGCATAGGGGTGGGGAACGCAAAAGCTTCTGTTTCAGCTGCCACTGCCACCTGGTTGGTGAAAGGTGAGCTGGGCCCCTGGGGCCTCGCctgtcactgctgtcagcctTGCCACCTCTCTGGCCTCTTTTTGCCCTGACTGGGaagcccagcccctcccttcccccatcccagtGGTCTGGCCTCTAGTACTGGGCTGTGATGTGTATTATTTCCGGACTCGTGCCTGATTGGATCTGGGAGCCAACTCTCCCCAGttcctagaacagtgccttgtgccctgttaaaaaacaaaattgagctgggttaattataaatatttttattgctttattcaaTGATAATTAGTCGCCCACCACCAGAATGCTCTCATCCTGAGCACCAGCTTTGCAGCCACACTCAGTTCCCTATACATATTGTTCAGAGTCCGTAAATCACCTGGAGCTTGAATCGCTAAATTAATCTTTCCCCTCCTTTACCCCTAGTCTTTGTGTAGAGCTGCATAAGACTATGGTTATTGAATAAAACCAACAGCTTCCAGAAGTGTGGGAAAtttgttctagaaaaaaaaaacaattttgtaatAGTCCTGAGTAGGAAAGAGGAGGTTATGGGAAGAATGAAAGGCATTTTGGAAACTCTTGGAATACTAGATGATGGTATAATTATTATAACTATCTGTTGGATGtgtacagcatttttaaaaaccattaatgAAAAGTAAAGCATATGGTTTGGTACCATGCCACCTAGAGAGCATGAAGAGTTGAAGAAAAGGATTTGTGGCTGTCTCCACTGTCCCTTGTCTTTTATTACTATTCCCAGTGGGAACTTAAATCAGACCCAAGGGAAGGCCCTTTTTCAGCATGAGCCTGGCCACATCTCTAGTGAGCCTCCATGGATCTTTTAGAGGATCAGGAAGCCCATGCTTGCATCCTTACCATTAAGACTGAGCAAACTGGCCAAATGTGAGTCACCTCTTGAAAGAAGCCCTTTCTCTGATAGTGGAGAAGTGGTGATCTGTGGCTTGTTGTAGCTACCTCttcttttaataataatagttgaCACAGTGTTTATTATTTGCGTCATTAAGTGTACTGACTTTGCAGTAGCTCTGAGATAGGTAttgtcattatccccattttacagataaactaAGGCACGAAAAAAGTAACTTGGCTAGGGTCACAGCCAGTAACTTATAGGACGTGGATTTGAACCAGAGTGTGTCCTTAATTTGGACATTTTCTGTTGCTCTGCTATAGGCTGGGTGTTTGGAATTCAGTAGTTGATGTTTTCATGTCATTTCTAAGTACCCTACTCTTTTCGCCAACATGTTGCCTATGTATGTCTtaaagttactaaaaaaaaaaaaaaatgagatcactTTAAGATATGCAGAAATATCCACTTTTTAAAGCCTGCTGTTGGTATCAAAACAAGCTTTCAttaaactgaagcacagagaggtttagCCACTTGGCCTAAGTTAATGTAGCGCCAGGATTTGGACCCACACCAATGGACTCCTGTGTCCCACTCTTAACTACCACTGACTTTTGCCAGTGGGATTGAGAGTGGAGCCTTGTACAATTTGTAGACAGCTGATCCCTTACTGCTGCTCAAAAATTTCTAGATCATACAGCTCAACTAATTGTAACTGAGGCAAGTAGGAATTAAGTTTCCTAGTCTAGTGGACAGTGTTGACTTTGAGATAATAGGAAGGTATGTGTCATTATTACATCCTAGTGCCAACTTCCAGATTCTGACAAGGGCCTTGCAGACTGTTGATGAAAGGTAGAATACGCCCCCTTTCTACCTAGTGGCCCTTGTATGCAGGACATACACCTCATTGGGATGTGAGTGTGCagtcagaaggaagaaaaagagagtctGGCCCAGTGAGCTCCCTCAACAAGTAAAAATAATCTGAGCATGTTCAAAGTCACTAAGTTGATCCAATACAAGAATCTTAAGTAGAACAATAAAAATTTTGTGGAGAATAAAATATACTTGAAAGGAAGAGGGTAAGATAAGTGATGGAGGAAGCCTGTAAAGCCACCTGGTGGGTATTATTTCCAGGGACACACAGGGGACAGAAATGTAGGAGCAGAGCAGGCCTGATGAGAAATGTGTTGTACACATGCCTCCTCTGAGGTAGCCACTGCTTAGCCCCAGCCAGTTGCAGTAGTAAGGGAAGGCAGGCTCAGTATTGCCATGTCTTCAGGTTCTTCCAAAAAAAGCAGGAAATGCAGATTTTCTTGTAAAATGTCCCGTTTTTATTGACTATCTTCCTGGAGCTTCAGTTGCTTCATCTGTGAAAGGGAGTGCTCTCTTGGAagctcataggattgttgtgaaggTTGAAAGCAGTAGGGATTTCAGGTGCCCACCAGAGTGTTTAGTGGTGTTCCTCAAGCCCAGGGTTGGATAAAGATGTCTAGATAGAAGGCCTCACTGCCGAAGGATAGAGGTTGTGGCAAGAGGTGAGTACGTCTTTTCCAGTGGAGAATGGGGAAGGCCATCTTATGGTCCCCACCTTTATATGTTGTAGGAGACTTCCAACCCCCCTCACAGCTTAGTTTCTCTTCTCCTTGCATTTGCCACTTAAGGGTCCATGCCTTCAATTTCAAACAAGGTAAGAGTCCTCTGTCCACTGTATGAGGCCTTCCCAATTGTTTGGTTCTAAAACAGTCCTTTGTGATCCCCCTCCTGAACTTACTGAGTGCTACTCTCAGTATAAAGGGTGTaaatcaggggttggcaaacgcTGTAAAGGATGCgatgataaatattttacacATTGTAAGCTCTATAGTTTCAGTCACAGCAAATAATTCTGCTACATGTCACAAAAACAGCCATAGACGGTCTGTAAATGAGTGGTCAcagctatgttccaataaaactttataaaacagGGAGTAGAAGACTACAGACCACAGTTAACTGATCCTTGGTCTAAATCAATGTTTTTCATActgattgttttccttttacaCTGGATTTTGAGTCCAGAACCATGACCTTCTGAGTCACTGGTATTCCCCTTATCTCACATAGTGTCTGGCAGCAAGTAAGTAGCCAGTAAGCATTTATTGTTCAAATGAAGGTCTGGCTGATTCTAGAGACTTCTCTGACTCTCTTTAGCCTGAGGAAgcctctccctctaccccatgCCCCCAGCTCTTTGTCATCAACCTGCAGTTCAAGTCccgtttttaaaatttatactctAATGAgtatcaattaaaatttaaattaaaactcacCTGTGAACCTATTGTCCAACCTAAGAACTAGAATATCAACAATAACCTCTCAACTTTCCACACAGgatttcttgcttttccttttttttttttttttttaataggtgttccatatagatatatataccaAAATACTGTATTGCTCAGTTTTAAAGCCTTATGAAAAGTGTATTTTGTTCTATGTAGTTTTCATGGCTTACTTTTTCATTCAAGATTATATTACTAGGATTCCTCCATTTTGATATGAGTAGTTGTGCATTAGATTTTCCCTGCTGTCTACTGTGCCACTGAGGGAATGTACTAGAATCTGTGTATTCTGCTGTCAGTGAGCATTTGTGTTATTCCCAGTTTTTTGCCGTTTATGCAAAGAATGTTTCTGGTCCGTGTCTTGGCATGCATGGGTGCATAGTTCTCTTGGGTACATACTCAGGAACTACTAAGTCTAGACACTTCTGACCCCATCATACAGCTCTGTCGATCCAATATTTATTGTACCAAACTGAGCTCCTAGAGCAGTGACCCAAGGTGAATCATCTGTTTCAGTGCCAGGGTCTGCCAGGCTCAACAGCCCCCAAGGCTCTCCCTTGTTCCTTACCAGTGCTTCTCTCCCCCAGATTCAACTGGCATGTTGGGCCGCATCATCTTTGCCTGGTGGAAAGGGTGAGTTTGTCTTCCTGATCTGGCCACTCTCCCCAGGCAGGGGTCATGTCTGTCTCATCCCTGGCTGTATTTTCAGCTCCGCCTTTCTCCTGCCAGTCTCAAGGGGAGGGGAGATTTAGGAATTACTTTATCAGAGCAAAGGAGCCCTTCATGAGTATCCAGTCCAGGGGAATCACCCTAGCAGTGAAGCCACAGAGCCATTGCTATGATCAGATCTGCCTTCATGAGCACTGATATGCCACTCTGCTGCCCATCATGGAAAAATACAGCCACAAGGCTCTAAATGTCCTCTGCTTGTTGAAAGAGAAGCCTGAACAGGATAGTGCTTAATTCAAAAGGAATGATTTTACTTCAGAAGCTACTTTGGTGGCTCAGATACCTGACTGGATTTTGTTGAGCCTGGTAGGGAGTGGACTTGGGCAAGTAATCAAGATCCTTGTCCCACATCGAGTCAGACTTCCCATTTATCTAGAAGAGTTTAAGGATCTTAtgctgcctgcttcctcctcaaGCCAGTATTGGGCAACCGTAGGAGTGATTTATTATCTGCCAATAATCATAGGCAGACAATACCTACAATTTGTTCAGTGAGATAACTTATGCAAAGTGCATACCATAttgtggcacatagtaagtgctcagaaaACACTAGCTGCTGTTAACAGCTCCATGCCTCACAAGCTCTGTATATATCATCTCTAGTCCTTAGAACAGCTTTGTAGAGAGGattgaatatgtacattttacagatgcaaaGCAGACCTAAAAAgggaagtcacttgcccaagtcGCACAGCTTATAACTAATAGCATCAAGCTGCTTTATTGGGCAGAGCCATAGACGAGGCCCACGGTTTTAGTCCTGCCTTTGCCATTTATTCCCTCAGGAGTTCCTCTTGTGTGTCCCATACCCCACCTAGGAGTGTTCCCTTTCCTTCCAGATTTCAAAGTAAGAACAGGGCTAAATTCTGAGCTGGTCTGAGGGCTGCAACATCCCCTGCCACTGGACTCTTGGAGAAGAGTGTTTGTGCACGGGCCAGGAGTCCCTCTGCCTGGCAGAAGAGGTATCCATCCTCTCATGTGATAGAAATGTCCTAGGCCTGGATGTCAgagcctgcctctttctcttggcctttttcttttttttttttttttctcttggatccCGCTTTCCATGTGATCTGAGGGAAGTCATGTCCCTTCTCTGAGCAGGAGTTACACTAAATGTAGTTGTTTACCAGTCCAAACTATGTGGACTTCTTGCTGGGTACCCTTGACCATGTGGGAAgaagatggggtggggtggaggggggggcagggagatggaAGAGGGACCCAGGGATGACCTCttacaggaggggcagagggtgaggagcAACCACAAGACAAATCAGTTTTTTTCCTAGATGTATCATGTGTTAGTAAAGGGGCAACACTAAGTGACCACTGAAGATCCTCCCAGCTAATGGTATTTCAGGCAGCAGTGATAGGGTGTTGGGATAGATGTCTGCCTGGGGTATGGATTTTGCTGAGCCTTCAGACCTTACCTCAGACTAAGGATGGCCTGCATTGCCCACAGGATGTGTTTTCTCCTTATATCCAAATTGCAAACCAACCTCTCCTCCCCAACAGGAGTAAACTGGACTGCAATGCCAAGCAATGGAGGTAAGGAGGGGCTGAGACCGAAGGGAGGGAAGTCTTCTATTGTGAAGGTCTCTTACCTCTGATCTCTAACCTCTGATCCTTTCCCCCCAGGCTTTTTGCTGATATCCTCAACGATGTAGCTATGTTCCTCGAGATTATGGCTCCCATTTATCCAATCTTTTTCACCATTACCATCTGTACCAGCAACCTGGCCAAGGTACCCACCTCTGGGGCACCCGTATACCTCCCTTGGTGGTGATGTGTGGGCTTACTGTGGGCCCACAGGTGAGCCCAGCCTGGGCCCTGTGTTCAAAACACTTGTGGAAAAGTGGAAAAGTTCAGAGTTTTCTACTCGGACTCAACCACATTTTCTGATACTCCAGCCAGGTAGCTTCTAGTGCCTCACATATTCTAAGACAGTGTCTGAAGCCACAGGATTGGTGAGGGAGCTCTGAGCTGAAAGATAGAAAGTGTGGTCCAGTGTCAACATCTTGGGATCAGCTCCCAGgctctttcattctttcagtaaaatatttattgagtatgtaCTGCATGTTTGGCATGGAATAtaggacctccccccccccctttttttttttaatttttatttatttttgagagagacagcccgaacagggaaggggaagcagactccaggctccgcactgtcagcacagagcccaacctggggcttgaactcacaaactgcaagatcatgacctgagccgaagtcagacgcttaactgactgagccaccctggcgccccagggCCCTCccatatcttctttgaagaaagcTGCACATAATTAAACAACTATTTATAGAATTATAGCTACAGGTATTCCAGATGAGAAGTGTAGGGGGCTGCAAGAGGGTTGAGCAGAAGTTCTGGCCTAGTCAAGAGATGCAGGAAGACCTTTCCTGGGCCTGGGTCCTGAAGAATGGGTTTAAGGTAAACAGTGGATGTTTTTGAGCAGAAGGAATAGTGTGGGTCATGGTTCAGTGGCA
This sequence is a window from Prionailurus viverrinus isolate Anna chromosome E3, UM_Priviv_1.0, whole genome shotgun sequence. Protein-coding genes within it:
- the RUSF1 gene encoding RUS family member 1 isoform X4; protein product: MADATNLNRPLCCEQFGSGAARGCFAAADGSLQWEAWGWRWWDFSGAFTVKPQRLAGGAGGALGTASPPLSSLIAVFLPQGFPDSVSPDYLPYQLWDSVQAFASSLSGSLATHAVLLGIGVGNAKASVSAATATWLVKDSTGMLGRIIFAWWKGSKLDCNAKQWRLFADILNDVAMFLEIMAPIYPIFFTITICTSNLAKCIVSVAGGATRAALTMHQARRNNMADVSAKDSSQETLVNLAGLLVSLLMLPLVSDCPGVFDLQQLVEGHQEPYLLRWDLSQNQVQVVLSQMAGPETILRAATHALVLEALQGDGPLPRGLEELRNQVRAGPEKDNWVIVRDTHQVLDKLFPKFLKGLQDAGWKTEKHQLEVDEWRATWLLSPEKKVL